A genomic segment from Variovorax paradoxus B4 encodes:
- the nadE gene encoding ammonia-dependent NAD(+) synthetase, translating into MIQDLSPVDATQREIIAALHVAPVFDAAAEIERRTGFLADYLRSTGLKALVLGISGGVDSLTAGCLAQRAVEKLRAQGYGATFIAMRLPYGVQKDEAEAQASLALMRPDRVLTVDIRPAADGMLAALKTGDLAFRDAAHEDFVLGNIKARQRMIAQFAVAGAHDGIVIGTDHAAEALMGFFTKFGDGAADVTPLTGLNKRRVRALAQRLGAPDELVFKVPTADLESLVPGKPDEDAFGVSYEQIDDFLEGKPVAAAAREIILATHRKSAHKRALPVEPPHPIQP; encoded by the coding sequence ATGCTGCCGCGGAGATCGAGCGGCGCACCGGCTTTCTCGCGGACTACCTGCGCAGCACCGGCCTCAAGGCGCTGGTGCTCGGCATCAGCGGCGGCGTCGATTCGCTGACCGCCGGCTGCCTGGCGCAGCGCGCCGTCGAAAAGCTGCGCGCGCAAGGCTACGGCGCCACCTTCATCGCAATGCGCCTGCCCTACGGCGTGCAGAAGGACGAAGCCGAGGCGCAGGCCTCGCTCGCGCTGATGAGGCCGGACCGCGTCCTCACCGTCGACATCCGGCCGGCGGCCGACGGCATGCTCGCGGCGCTGAAGACCGGCGACCTGGCCTTTCGCGACGCGGCGCACGAAGACTTCGTGCTCGGCAACATCAAGGCGCGCCAGCGCATGATTGCGCAGTTCGCGGTGGCCGGCGCGCATGACGGGATCGTCATCGGCACCGACCATGCGGCCGAGGCGCTGATGGGTTTCTTCACCAAGTTCGGCGACGGCGCGGCCGACGTGACGCCGCTCACCGGCCTCAACAAGCGCCGCGTGCGCGCACTCGCGCAGCGGCTCGGCGCGCCCGACGAGCTGGTGTTCAAGGTGCCCACGGCGGACCTCGAATCGCTGGTGCCGGGCAAGCCCGACGAGGACGCCTTCGGCGTCAGCTACGAGCAGATCGACGATTTCCTCGAAGGCAAGCCGGTGGCCGCCGCGGCGCGCGAGATCATTCTTGCCACGCATCGCAAGAGCGCCCACAAGCGCGCGCTGCCGGTGGAGCCGCCGCACCCGATCCAGCCTTGA